In Ostrea edulis chromosome 6, xbOstEdul1.1, whole genome shotgun sequence, a single window of DNA contains:
- the LOC125646221 gene encoding 60S ribosomal protein L7-like → MAPENKKLPRVPETLLKKRKRNEELRAKFTKAKLENKLKLKQKKKVIFQRAEKYIKEYRAKERDDIRMSRQARKTGNFFVPDEPKLAFVMRIRGINGVHPKPRKVMQLFRLRQINNGVFVRLNKATIHMLRIAEPFITWGYPNLKSVRELVYKRGYGKVGNQRIPLTDNSIIEKQLGRYGIICMEDLIHEIYTVGPSFKYAANFLWQFKLNTPNGGWRRKYNHFNDGGDFGLREDGINALLRRMV, encoded by the exons ATGGCCCCGGAAAA TAAGAAGCTTCCGCGTGTGCCCGAAACCCTGTTGAAGAAGAGGAAAAGAAATGAAGAATTAAGAGCAAAATTCACCAAGGCCAAGCTTGAAAATAAGCTA AAACTAAAACAGAAGAAGAAAGTCATTTTCCAACGCGCTGAAAAATACATCAAAGAGTATCGTGCCAAGGAGAGAGATGACATTCGAATGTCCCGACAAGCAAGGAAGACTGGCAACTTCTTTGTTCCTGATGAACCTAAGCTTGCATTTGTGATGAGGATCAGAGG TATCAATGGTGTTCATCCAAAGCCCAGGAAAGTCATGCAACTTTTCCGCTTGAGGCAGATTAACAATGGTGTCTTTGTGAGGCTCAACAAAGCTACAATTCACATGCTGAGAATAGCTGAGCCTTTCATCACCTGGGG GTATCCCAACCTTAAGAGTGTGAGGGAGCTGGTGTACAAGAGAGGCTATGGTAAAGTTGGAAACCAACGCATCCCACTGACGGACAACTCCATCATTGAAAAACAATTAG GACGATATGGCATCATCTGTATGGAAGACTTGATCCACGAAATCTATACAGTGGGACCTAGCTTCAAATATGCAGCCAACTTCTTGTGGCAATTCAAACTGAACACACCTAATGGTGGCTGGAGGCGAAAGTACAACCACTTCAATGATGGAGGAGACTTCGGTTTGCGGGAAGACGGCATCAATGCACTCTTGCGCAGGATGGTGTAA